Proteins encoded within one genomic window of Methanobacterium sp.:
- a CDS encoding exonuclease: protein MIYSNDQSPQKLKEKLLEDYQNQSLEDLENGEEIETNYGSCYRFTTEQKFKIIKPAKDKINQSLLGDLKLIKGIGACKERKLKKEGYLSIEDLKDHPVYSKEASEFIESIENENIPHILEWITARHSPSHRFNLLLSSLSGIENMLFMDIETLGLKDAPLILIGVAEVSNDGLIINQYLLRDLKEEKAVLESFIAHQNDNNIYVTFNGRSFDVPFIRNRMHYHGIKTKINTKHLDLLHFSRKQWKNQLPNCQLQTLEKHLFGIERCDDVPSSKVPEFYRSYHETGNIGPLIPILEHNREDVVTLAKILSLLNKTTDLI, encoded by the coding sequence ATGATCTATAGCAATGATCAATCACCACAGAAATTGAAAGAAAAACTTCTAGAGGATTACCAAAATCAATCGTTGGAAGATTTGGAAAATGGAGAAGAAATAGAGACTAACTATGGATCTTGTTACCGTTTTACCACTGAACAAAAGTTCAAAATCATTAAACCTGCTAAAGACAAGATTAACCAGAGTTTACTTGGCGATTTAAAATTGATTAAAGGAATAGGAGCCTGTAAGGAAAGAAAACTTAAAAAAGAAGGCTACTTATCCATTGAAGATCTAAAGGATCATCCTGTTTACTCAAAAGAAGCGAGCGAATTTATTGAAAGCATTGAAAATGAAAATATTCCCCACATCTTGGAGTGGATAACAGCAAGGCACTCACCATCACATAGGTTTAATCTTCTCTTATCTTCATTATCTGGAATTGAAAACATGCTTTTCATGGATATAGAGACTCTTGGACTTAAAGATGCTCCATTAATACTTATTGGTGTTGCTGAAGTATCTAATGATGGTTTAATAATAAACCAATATTTACTAAGAGATCTTAAAGAAGAAAAAGCAGTTTTAGAAAGTTTTATTGCACATCAGAATGATAATAATATTTATGTTACATTTAACGGTCGTAGCTTTGATGTGCCCTTCATTAGAAACAGAATGCATTACCATGGGATAAAAACTAAAATCAACACTAAACATTTGGATTTATTACATTTTTCACGGAAACAATGGAAAAACCAACTCCCCAACTGCCAATTGCAGACTCTCGAAAAACATCTTTTTGGTATAGAACGGTGCGATGATGTTCCTAGCAGTAAGGTACCAGAATTTTATCGTAGTTACCATGAAACAGGAAATATTGGACCATTAATCCCCATACTAGAACATAACAGAGAAGATGTTGTTACATTAGCAAAAATTTTATCTTTGCTAAATAAAACTACGGATTTGATTTGA